In the genome of Streptomyces sp. SAI-127, the window AGCGCGGCCGGGTTCAGGCTCATCGAGGTGTTTGTCGCTACGGCCGTGCCGTTGACGTACAGCGTGCCGGTCGTGCCGGAGATCGTGACGGCCAGGTGGCTCCACTGGTTCAGTGGCAGAGCCGCGGTGCCGTTGAGTCCCTGTTCGGCGCCGGCCCCGTTGGCGGTGATGGCGAAGCGGGGCACGCCCGAGCCGTTGCGGGCGGCCAGGTACAGGTACTTGGTGGTGTCGTTGCCGAAGTCGAAGACGCGGGCCCAGTTGTCGGCGTGGGTGGGCTTGACCCACGCGGACAGGGTGACCGCGGAGGCTCCGCCGAAGGCGGCCGTCGGCAGGTCGACGTACTGGTAGGAGCCGCGCACGTTCTCCTGGGCGGTCCCGAACCTCCCGGTCACGGCGAGCATCTTCGGGTCGGTGCGCAGGGCCGAGCGAACCGCGGTCAGCGCGCTCACCATGCTCGCGATCCTGTCGGCGAAGACCTGCTCGCCGGTGCCGGCGTACGCCTGCGACAGCATGGTCAGGAAGTGCCCGGTGTAGTGGCCGCGGAGATTGCCGTTGGCCTCGCCGTCCAGCCCCTCCCAGCCGCCGGGCGCGACCGCACCGCCGGTGGACAGGCCGGCGTTGGCGCGGAAGACCTGGAGCAGCCGGTTCACGTCGTAGCCGCGGGCGTGGTCGAGCAGGAGCTCCCGCTTGTCGGCGAAGAGGCCCGGGCCGAGGGCGACGTCATCGAGAGCGAAGGGCTGGGCGGTCCACACGGACGGTGCCTCCGAAGCTGCGGCGACGGCCGGGCCGGTCGCCGCGTGGGTGATGGCGGGGGTCGCTGCCGCGAGGGCGGCGGCCTGCAGAAGGGATCGTCTGGAGAGGGGCGGTGCCATGGGTGCTCCTCCGTGGGTCGCTCGCGTCAGGGGGGTCGGTATTTCGAACGATGTGCGAGTGATCGACCAGACGATAGGGAAGAGGTGGGCGGGGGTCAACGGGTCTGGAGGGGCCAGGTCCGGGCAACGGTGACAACACCTCCGCAGCGAAGCCGTACGCCGATACGCCCACCCCTCCCGTCCCCCCTGAACCGCAGCCCGTGCGGCACGACGTGCCCCGCGTCGTGCCGAGGGAAGCGGACCGTCAGTGGAGCAGGGGCGTTCCGGCGTCGCCGGTGGCAGAATCGGGCGGGTGGACTGGGGGATCCTCGAGCGGGAGCCCGAGCTGGCGCGACTGGCCTCGGCCGCGCGGGAGGCGGCGGACGGGGCCGGATCCGTGGTGCTCGTCTTCGGAGAGGCCGGTATCGGCAAGTCGAGCCTGGTCAAGGCCCTCCCTGACCATCTGCCGGACGGCACCCGGATCCTCGTCGGCGAGTGCGACGACCTCGCCACCCGCAGGCCCCTCGGCCCCTTCCGCGACCTGATCGGCAGCGTCGGCGGCGAACTCGCCGGTGCCGTGGCGGGGGGCGGCGACCGCCATCGCGTCCACGAGGCTCTGCTCGAAGAACTACGCGGAGCGGTACTCGTCGTCGAGGACGTCCACTGGGCCGACGAGGCCTCCCTGGACGCCCTGCGCTTCCTGGTCCGGCGGATGGAACGCCTGCCCGCCCTGCTCGTCCTGACCTACCGCGACGACGAGTTGAGCCGTGGGCATCCCCTACGGCATCTGCTCGGCCAGGTGTCCCGGGCGCCCCGCGTGCACCGGCTGCCGCTGGCCCGCCTGTCCCTGGACGCCGTACGCACCCTCAGCGCCGGCCGTGTCGACCCGGCCCAGGTGTACGCCGTCACGAACGGCAACCCCTTCTTCGTCGCCGAGATCGTCGCCGCCGGTGGCACCGGGAGTGTGCCCCCGACCGTCGTCGACGCCGTGCTCGCCCGGCTGCGAGGTCTGCCCGGCGCCACCGTGGACGCGTTGGAGCAGTTGGCCGTCGTTCCCTCGGCCGTGGAACGCCCGCTGGTCGACGCGCTGCTCACGGACGGGGCGCCCGTCCTCGCGGCGCCGCAGGAACACGGCCCGCTCACCGACGGGGTGTCCGTCCTGGCCGCCGCCGAGCAGCGCGGTCTGCTCAGCGTCACCCCGGAACGGGTGGCGTTCCGGCACGAGCTGATCCGCCGGGCCGTGGCCGACTCCCTGCCCGCAGCCCGCCGCATCGGCCTCAACCGGACCGTTCTCGCGGCTCTCGTCGCCCGGCCCGGATCCGACGCCGCCCGGATCGTCCACCATGCGGCCCAGTCCGGCGACCAGGACGCCATCGCCCGCTACGCCCCCGACGCGGCGAAGGACGCCTCCTCCGCGGGCGCCCACCGCGAGGCCGCCGCCCAACTCCGGCTCGTACTGCGCGAGCGGCACCGCTACGCCCCCGCCGAACTCGCCGACCTGCTCGAACGCTACGCCGTCGAGAGCTACACCATCGCCGACTCGGCCGCCGCCGTCGCCGCCCAGCGCGAGGCCGTCGCCCTGCGCCGCGCCCTCGGCGACACCCTCGCCCTCGGCGCCGACCTGCGCTGGCTGTCCCGCATCCACTGGTGGGCCGGCAACGCCGACCAGGCCCAGGAGGCCGCCCGAGAAGCGGTGGCGGTGCTCGAACACGCGGGCGACGACCGACTGTTGGCACTCGCCGTCAGCAACACCGCCCAGCTGCGGATGCTGTCCGAGCGTTACGCCGAGGCCGTCGAACACGGCGAGCGCGCCATCGCCCTGGCCCGCAAGGCGGACGACCCGGCGATCCTCGCGCACGCCCTCAACAACGTGGGAACCGCCCGCTGGCGCTCCGGAGACCCCCGCGGGCGGGCCGAGTTGGAGGAGAGCCTCGACGTCGCGCTCGCCGCCGGCGAGGTCGAGCACGCCTGCCGTTCCTACGCCAACATCATCTGGACCCTGCTCGACAACCTCCAGTACGACGAGGCCGACACGTTCCTGCCTCCGGCCATGGAACTCGCCGACCGTGCCGAGCACTTGGGCTTCCTCAACTACCTCCACGTCGAGCTCGCCATGCGCAGGCTCGCCGCCGCCGACTGGGACGACGCCGAGAAGCACGCCGAGTACGGCATGCACGACTTCATCCCGGCCCGTTGTCCCGCCCTGACCGTCCTGGCCCGGGTCCGCATCCGCCGCGGCCGCCCCGGCGCCGACGCACTCCTCGGCGAGGCCTGGGAGATCGCCGTAGGGACGAAGGAACTGCAGCGCACCGGACCGGTGGCGGTGGCACGGGCGGAGTCGGCCTGGCTGCGCGGGGACGCGCAAGGGGTGATCGCGGCGGCCGCGCCCGTCCACGCCCAGGCGAGCCGCCTGCCTGGTGCCCCCCACCGGCCCGAACTGGGCTACTGGCTCACCAAGGCGGGTCATCGCGTCCCACCGGACGACTCCGACCATCCGTACGCCCTGCAGGCGCGCGGGCAGTGGCGCCGGGCCGCCGCGCTCTGGCAGGCCGCGGGCTGTCCCTACGAACATGCCGCCGCGCTCGCCGAGAGCCCGGACCCCGCCGCCAAGCTGGAGGCCCTGGCCGCCTTCGACGCGCTGGGCGCCGAACCGGCGGCCCACCTGCTCCGCGTCGAGCTGCGGCGGCTCGGCGTGCGCCACGTCCCGCGCGGCCCCCTCGCCGCGACCCGCGACAACCCCGCGGGGCTCACCGACCGCCAGCTCCAGGTCATACGGCTGCTCGCCGAAGGGCTCACCAACGCGGAGATCGCCGCCCGGCTCGTCGTGTCGGTCCGCACGATCGACAACCATGTGCGGGCGGTGCTCGACAAACTCGACGCACCGGGCCGCCGCCAGGCCGCCGTACGCGCGGCGGAGCTCGGATTGCTGCCCGGCGGCTCCGAGAGCTAGGTATCCCGGAGCGCCGAGCTGGGTGACGGTCACGGATATCCGCTGCGGTGTGACGCGAGTAGAACGGACGAATCTACCCGATTCGGAAACGGGGGACTTCATGTCCAGCACGCCCGCCCAGGCCGCACGTCGTGAGCTGACCGGATTCACCGGGGAGCTGATCGGCCCCGACGACGCCGGCTACCAGGAGGCTCGTACCGTCTACAACGCGATGATCGACAAACGCCCCGCCCTCGTCGCCCGCTGTGCCGACGCGGACGCGGTGTCCCGCACGATCGGCTTCGCCCGCGCCCACGGCCTGCCCCTCGCCGTGCGGGGCGGCGGGCACCACGGCGCCGGACTCGGCACCGTCGACGGGGGAGTGGTCGCCGACCTGTCACCCATGAAGGACATCCAGGTCGACCCCGAGGCGCGCACCGTGCGGGTCGGCGGCGGCTGTGTCTGGGGCGAGGTGGACCGCGCCACCAACGCGCACGGCCTGGCCACGCCCAGCGGCATCGTCTCCACGACCGGGGTCGGCGGCATCGCCACCGGCGGCGGGCTCGGTCACCTCACCCGCCGCTGCGGGCTGACCATCGACAATCTGCTGGAGGCCGACATCGTCCTCGCCGACGGCCGCCGGGTACGGGCGAGCGCCGACGAGAACAGCGACCTGTTCTGGGCGATCCGGGGCGGCGGCGGCAACTTCGGCGTCGTCACCTCGTTCGTCTTCCGGCTGCACGAGATCAGCACAGTGATCGCCGGGCCGACCTTCTGGGCCGTCGAGGACAGTGCCGAGGTCCTCTCCGCCTACCGTGAGTTCATCCTGAACGCGCCCCGCGAGCTGGGCGGGTTCTTCCTGCACGGCACCGTCCCGCCCGCCCCGCCGTTCCCCGAGGAGGTCCAGCTCCGCAAGACGGCCGGCGTGGTCTGGTGCTACACCGGCGACGACACCGAGGCCGCGGCACGCGAGATGGCCCCGCTGCTCGACGCCCTGCCCCAGCCGCTGTTGCACGCCCCCATGCCCATGCAACACCCCGACATCCAGTCCGCGTTCGACGGGCTCTACCCGCCCGGCCACCAGTGGTACTGGCGGGCGGACTTCGTCGAGACCGTCCCGGACGAGGCGGTCCAGCTGCACGCCAAGTTCGGCGCCGAGGTGCCGACCGTCCAGTCGACCATGCACCTCTACCCGATCGACGGCGCCGCCCACGACGTGGGCCAGGACGAGACCCCCTGGGCCTACCGCCACGCAAACTGGGCCTCCGTCTTCGCCGGCGTCGACCCCGATCCGGCCAACGCCGAGCTGGTCAAGCGGTGGACCGTCGACTACTTCGACGCCCTGCACCCGCACTCGGCGGGCGGCGCCTACGTCAACATGATGATGGACGAGGGCCAGGAACGCGTCCGCGCCAGCTACCGCGGCAACTACGACCGTCTGGCCCGGATCAAGGCCGACCGCGACCCGGACAACGTGTTCCGCCTGAACCAGAACATCCAGCCGGCACCGAAGCCGTCGCACGGGGCGCGGCCGTAGGACGGTGGCTCGGCGGAGCCGGGGACGGGCGCTGCGCCGTCAGCTCCGGCTCCGCACCAGCCAGTCATGAGCCGCCCGT includes:
- a CDS encoding LuxR family transcriptional regulator is translated as MDWGILEREPELARLASAAREAADGAGSVVLVFGEAGIGKSSLVKALPDHLPDGTRILVGECDDLATRRPLGPFRDLIGSVGGELAGAVAGGGDRHRVHEALLEELRGAVLVVEDVHWADEASLDALRFLVRRMERLPALLVLTYRDDELSRGHPLRHLLGQVSRAPRVHRLPLARLSLDAVRTLSAGRVDPAQVYAVTNGNPFFVAEIVAAGGTGSVPPTVVDAVLARLRGLPGATVDALEQLAVVPSAVERPLVDALLTDGAPVLAAPQEHGPLTDGVSVLAAAEQRGLLSVTPERVAFRHELIRRAVADSLPAARRIGLNRTVLAALVARPGSDAARIVHHAAQSGDQDAIARYAPDAAKDASSAGAHREAAAQLRLVLRERHRYAPAELADLLERYAVESYTIADSAAAVAAQREAVALRRALGDTLALGADLRWLSRIHWWAGNADQAQEAAREAVAVLEHAGDDRLLALAVSNTAQLRMLSERYAEAVEHGERAIALARKADDPAILAHALNNVGTARWRSGDPRGRAELEESLDVALAAGEVEHACRSYANIIWTLLDNLQYDEADTFLPPAMELADRAEHLGFLNYLHVELAMRRLAAADWDDAEKHAEYGMHDFIPARCPALTVLARVRIRRGRPGADALLGEAWEIAVGTKELQRTGPVAVARAESAWLRGDAQGVIAAAAPVHAQASRLPGAPHRPELGYWLTKAGHRVPPDDSDHPYALQARGQWRRAAALWQAAGCPYEHAAALAESPDPAAKLEALAAFDALGAEPAAHLLRVELRRLGVRHVPRGPLAATRDNPAGLTDRQLQVIRLLAEGLTNAEIAARLVVSVRTIDNHVRAVLDKLDAPGRRQAAVRAAELGLLPGGSES
- a CDS encoding FAD-binding oxidoreductase; translation: MSSTPAQAARRELTGFTGELIGPDDAGYQEARTVYNAMIDKRPALVARCADADAVSRTIGFARAHGLPLAVRGGGHHGAGLGTVDGGVVADLSPMKDIQVDPEARTVRVGGGCVWGEVDRATNAHGLATPSGIVSTTGVGGIATGGGLGHLTRRCGLTIDNLLEADIVLADGRRVRASADENSDLFWAIRGGGGNFGVVTSFVFRLHEISTVIAGPTFWAVEDSAEVLSAYREFILNAPRELGGFFLHGTVPPAPPFPEEVQLRKTAGVVWCYTGDDTEAAAREMAPLLDALPQPLLHAPMPMQHPDIQSAFDGLYPPGHQWYWRADFVETVPDEAVQLHAKFGAEVPTVQSTMHLYPIDGAAHDVGQDETPWAYRHANWASVFAGVDPDPANAELVKRWTVDYFDALHPHSAGGAYVNMMMDEGQERVRASYRGNYDRLARIKADRDPDNVFRLNQNIQPAPKPSHGARP